In one window of Acetonema longum DSM 6540 DNA:
- a CDS encoding cyclase family protein — MVKNWDKVTMYDLTQKLSHLTPPWPTYEPLQIKFFKRLSSNGANGQVITTSNHVGTHLDGSLHFCTHGRDIASIPLNDLIGPGVVVDLSDICEDYGVYTSKDITDRVEVRKGDILLIHTGYMKYGWDQPEADEVRYMVKHPGPTREFSQWCRKMEIKWLGVDAGSADHPMNTKIREWCPKQAAECDSYMQKKFGKSLDEMFPPDHYQLMHVDLFPYDIIHAENVGGELQKVLNKRLIIGCYPWRFEGGESSICRIVAYDEA, encoded by the coding sequence ATGGTTAAAAACTGGGACAAAGTGACGATGTATGATCTGACACAAAAACTGAGTCATCTGACACCACCCTGGCCTACTTATGAGCCGCTGCAGATCAAGTTCTTCAAACGGCTGAGCTCCAACGGCGCCAATGGCCAGGTCATTACCACCTCCAATCATGTAGGCACCCATTTGGACGGATCGCTGCATTTTTGTACCCATGGCCGCGATATTGCCAGCATTCCTCTGAACGACCTGATCGGTCCGGGAGTAGTGGTGGACCTGAGCGATATCTGCGAGGATTATGGCGTGTATACATCCAAAGATATTACCGACCGGGTAGAAGTCCGCAAAGGAGATATTCTGCTCATCCATACCGGCTACATGAAATACGGCTGGGATCAGCCTGAGGCCGATGAGGTACGGTACATGGTCAAGCACCCCGGACCGACCCGGGAATTCTCTCAATGGTGCCGCAAAATGGAAATCAAATGGCTGGGGGTGGACGCCGGCTCGGCCGACCATCCCATGAATACCAAAATCCGCGAGTGGTGCCCGAAACAGGCTGCTGAATGCGATTCCTATATGCAAAAGAAATTCGGCAAGAGTCTGGATGAAATGTTCCCGCCTGACCACTATCAGCTGATGCATGTGGACCTGTTCCCCTATGATATCATTCATGCGGAGAACGTTGGCGGCGAATTGCAGAAAGTATTGAACAAGCGGCTGATCATAGGCTGC